In a single window of the Zea mays cultivar B73 chromosome 5, Zm-B73-REFERENCE-NAM-5.0, whole genome shotgun sequence genome:
- the LOC100383018 gene encoding Autophagy-related protein 11, whose product MSSGSAVTGGGAEEAAAVPLGQKLMVHVAENGHTLEFQCGGDTLVEAIQHSIHHLCVIPPSDQLLLCGNTSLDGANALAYYKLPRDDREVFLYNKARLLADSRPPAPESIYIPEPNIPPPPPRPQDSSPVGASADPALKALVSYETRFRYHFQVANAVYQSSLAKFELCRRLLREGQVQERALDTARSNLEHTFRKLSQRYSEFLRCFTQQHRSHVEMLANFERDVQKLRAVRLHPALQSEGRHCLMDLLKENDLRKLADGCLSSHKKFEVKVSQLKANFLELKKRVEGLFNAMNSGGCKDVEKLIKEHQGVIGDQKIIMQALSKDVDTSKKLVDDCSSCQLSASLRPHDAVSAVGRIYEIHENDNLPSIQNFDHSLTKLLEKCKDKKNEMNTLVHVCMQRVKSSQISIKGMMSELIAFQEVMGHQEDFDNLKIVSGLGYAYRACVAEVARRKSYFKLYTGFAGKHAEKLAIECQNEKTRREDFHRTWSRYIPDGVMCSMGLFDSPSQCDVKVAPFDCDLLPIDVDDVEKLAPQSILGSFLKSERSQIAKPLLSNSSISGNLNKSEQNSLSADDKMDFQDFLGGYDTIDIAGTSKLEVENARLKAELASAIAVLCNISAEYGYESIDEGQIDAALKKAREKTAEALAAKDEFAYQLQSLLTAKQEKCLAYEKRIQDLEERLANQYIKGHMVSGSKDTSGSLLSAFKSNDCNLDVSGGRQTQIRDESSVAMDEASSTSEQPSKQAEGGDENMTDISGALNLQLLDSAACTNLDAFMTELPRDNEHKIVNIDKEGHMLTQLTMADTSDVRIEDPLSILNSRTNEHHTLELRNKELLVSELQSTLDQKSKQLGETEIKLSAMMDEVNSLMKELEQIRGLLDESQMNCAHLENCLHEAREEARTNKCSSDRRAVEYDALRSSALRIHGLFERLNNCVTAPGMTGFAESLRSLALSLASSVKKDEADTTVQFQQCIKILADKVYLLTRQSAELLERYSAMQAVHGDITKELDLKKVLIKNLYNKLQQEKQASKEKISFGRFEVHELAVFFRNSAGHYEAINRNYPNYFLSEESVALFTEHHLRYPAYIIGQIVHIERHIAHPGQMRGAPRPDSSGGRRSPAAMLTPYNLPGGREYFVVTVAMLPNAAR is encoded by the exons ATGAGTTCCGGGTCGGCGGTGACAGGCGGTGGTgcggaggaggcggcggcggtgcCGCTGGGGCAGAAGTTGATGGTGCACGTGGCGGAGAACGGCCACACCTTGGAGTTCCAGTGCGGCGGCGACACGCTTGTCGAGGCCATCCAGCACTCCATCCACCACCTCTGTGTCATACCGCCCAGCGACCAGCTCCTCCTCTGCGGCAACACCTCCCTCGACGGCGCCAACGCGCTAGCCTACTACAAGCTTCCGCGTGACGACCGTGAGGTCTTCCTCTACAACAAGGCCCGCCTCCTTGCGGACTCCCGCCCCCCGGCGCCGGAGTCCATCTACATCCCTGAGCCAAATATTCCACCACCACCGCCCCGGCCGCAGGACTCATCACCTGTGGGCGCATCTGCAGACCCGGCTCTGAAGGCTCTGGTATCTTATGAAACAAGATTCAGATACCACTTCCAGGTCGCCAATGCGGTGTACCAATCTAGCTTGGCAAAATTTGAGCTGTGCAGGCGGCTTCTGCGGGAGGGGCAGGTGCAGGAGCGAGCGCTGGACACAGCACGGAGCAACCTAGAGCACACGTTCCGGAAGCTCTCACAGCGGTACTCAGAATTCCTGCGGTGCTTCACGCAGCAGCACCGTTCACATGTTGAGATGCTGGCCAATTTCGAGAGAGATGTGCAGAAGCTGCGTGCTGTTAGGCTGCACCCAGCGCTGCAAAGCGAGGGGAGGCATTGCTTGATGGACCTTCTCAAGGAGAATGACCTGAGGAAACTGGCTGACGGATGCTTGAGCTCACATAAGAAGTTTGAGGTCAAGGTGTCACAGCTGAAGGCAAACTTCTTGGAGCTGAAGAAGAGGGTGGAAGGCTTATTCAATGCCATGAACTCAGGTGGGTGCAAGGATGTTGAGAAGCTTATAAAGGAGCATCAGGGAGTCATTGGTGACCAGAAGATCATCATGCAGGCTCTAAG TAAAGATGTGGACACCTCAAAGAAGCTTGTCGATGACTGCTCAAGTTGCCAGCTATCTGCTTCTCTCCGTCCTCATGATGCAGTCTCAGCCGTTGGCCGTATCTATGAAATACATGAAAATGATAACTTGCCCAGCATACAGAATTTTGATCACAGTCTAACAAAATTGCTTGAGAAATGCAAGGACAAGAAGAATGAAATGAATACTTTGGTCCATGTTTGCATGCAAAGAGTAAAATCTTCTCAGATTAGCATCAAAGGCATGATGAGTGAGCTCATTGCGTTCCAAGAGGTGATGGGTCATCAAGAAGATTTTGATAATCTGAAAATAGTCAGTGGCTTGGGTTATGCATATAGAGCTTGTGTTGCCGAGGTAGCCAGGAGGAAATCATATTTTAAGCTGTATACTGGATTTGCTGGAAAACATGCCGAAAAGTTGGCAATCGAGTGTCAAAACGAGAAAACAAGACGAGAGGATTTCCATAGGACATGGAGCAGGTACATTCCAGATGGTGTCATGTGTTCCATGGGGCTCTTTGATTCTCCAAGCCAGTGTGATGTAAAAGTCGCTCCTTTTGATTGTGATCTTCTTCCCATTGATGTTGATGATGTGGAAAAGCTTGCTCCCCAGTCTATACTGGGGTCTTTTCTGAAATCTGAGAGATCACAGATAGCAAAGCCTTTGCTAAGCAATTCTAGTATCAGTGGAAATTTGAACAAATCTGAGCAAAATTCTCTGAGCGCTGACGATAAGATGGATTTCCAAGATTTTCTGGGGGGCTATGATACTATTGACATTGCAGGAACTAGTAAGTTAGAAGTGGAAAATGCCAGGTTAAAAGCAGAACTTGCTTCTGCAATTGCAGTTCTCTGCAATATCAGTGCTGAATATGGATACGAGTCTATTGACGAAGGGCAAATTGATGCTGCATTGAAAAAAGCAAGGGAAAAAACAGCTGAGGCACTTGCTGCAAAGGATGAGTTTGCTTACCAGCTTCAGTCATTGCTCACTGCAAAGCAGGAAAAATGCCTGGCATATGAGAAGCGGATCCAGGATCTTGAGGAACGCTTAGCCAACCAGTACATTAAAGGTCACATGGTGTCAGGAAGCAAAGACACTTCTGGTTCCCTGCTTTCAGCATTTAAAAGTAATGACTGCAACCTGGATGTATCTGGAGGAAGGCAAACCCAAATACGTGATGAATCAAGTGTGGCCATGGATGAGGCCTCTTCAACATCTGAACAGCCATCTAAACAAGCAGAAGGTGGCGATGAGAATATGACTGACATTTCAGGTGCACTGAACTTGCAGTTGCTTGATTCAGCAGCATGTACTAATCTGGATGCTTTCATGACAGAATTGCCACGTGATAATGAACATAAGATTGTAAACATTGATAAGGAAGGGCACATGTTGACACAACTTACTATGGCTGATACTTCTGATGTCCGTATAGAAGATCCTCTTAGCATCTTAAACTCAAGAACTAATGAGCATCACACCTTAGAGTTGAGGAATAAGGAGCTCCTTGTGTCAGAGCTGCAAAGTACCCTAGATCAAAAGTCAAAGCAgttgggtgaaactgaaattaaaCTTAGCGCTATGATGGATGAGGTTAACTCCCTGATGAAAGAACTTGAACAAATCCGGGGTCTTCTTGATGAATCTCAG ATGAATTGTGCACATCTTGAAAACTGTTTACATGAAGCAAGAGAAGAGGCCCGAACAAACAAATGCTCATCTGACAGAAGGGCTGTTGAGTATGATGCTCTGCGGTCATCTGCTTTGAGGATACATGGTTTATTCGAAAGGCTAAATAATTGTGTCACTGCACCAGGCATGACTGGTTTTGCAGAGTCACTGCGTTCTCTGGCTCTTTCCTTGGCAAG CTCTGTAAAGAAGGACGAAGCTGATACCACTGTACAGTTTCAACAATGCATCAAGATCCTGGCAGACAAAGTTTATTTACTGACACGACAGAGTGCTGAGCTGCTAGAACGCTATTCAGCTATGCAGGCGGTACATGGAGATATCACAAAAGAGTTGGATTTGAAGAAAGTGCTGATTAAGAATCTCTACAATAAACTTCAACAAGAAAAACAG GCCAGCAAGGAGAAGATATCATTTGGTCGGTTTGAAGTCCATGAGCTTGCTGTCTTTTTTCGAAACTCTGCTGGGCACTACGAGGCGATCAACCGGAACTACCCAAACTACTTTCTGTCTGAGGAATCTGTCGCCTTGTTCACCGAGCACCACCTGCGGTACCCAGCGTACATAATCGGGCAGATCGTTCACATCGAGCGGCACATAGCGCACCCAGGCCAAATGAGAGGAGCTCCACGCCCTGATAGCAGTGGCGGCCGTCGGTCGCCCGCAGCCATGCTCACCCCCTACAACCTACCTGGGGGCCGTGAGTACTTCGTGGTGACTGTTGCCATGCTGCCTAATGCTGCCCGTTGA
- the LOC100383018 gene encoding autophagy-related protein 11 isoform X1 has product MLANFERDVQKLRAVRLHPALQSEGRHCLMDLLKENDLRKLADGCLSSHKKFEVKVSQLKANFLELKKRVEGLFNAMNSGGCKDVEKLIKEHQGVIGDQKIIMQALSKDVDTSKKLVDDCSSCQLSASLRPHDAVSAVGRIYEIHENDNLPSIQNFDHSLTKLLEKCKDKKNEMNTLVHVCMQRVKSSQISIKGMMSELIAFQEVMGHQEDFDNLKIVSGLGYAYRACVAEVARRKSYFKLYTGFAGKHAEKLAIECQNEKTRREDFHRTWSRYIPDGVMCSMGLFDSPSQCDVKVAPFDCDLLPIDVDDVEKLAPQSILGSFLKSERSQIAKPLLSNSSISGNLNKSEQNSLSADDKMDFQDFLGGYDTIDIAGTSKLEVENARLKAELASAIAVLCNISAEYGYESIDEGQIDAALKKAREKTAEALAAKDEFAYQLQSLLTAKQEKCLAYEKRIQDLEERLANQYIKGHMVSGSKDTSGSLLSAFKSNDCNLDVSGGRQTQIRDESSVAMDEASSTSEQPSKQAEGGDENMTDISGALNLQLLDSAACTNLDAFMTELPRDNEHKIVNIDKEGHMLTQLTMADTSDVRIEDPLSILNSRTNEHHTLELRNKELLVSELQSTLDQKSKQLGETEIKLSAMMDEVNSLMKELEQIRGLLDESQMNCAHLENCLHEAREEARTNKCSSDRRAVEYDALRSSALRIHGLFERLNNCVTAPGMTGFAESLRSLALSLASSVKKDEADTTVQFQQCIKILADKVYLLTRQSAELLERYSAMQAVHGDITKELDLKKVLIKNLYNKLQQEKQASKEKISFGRFEVHELAVFFRNSAGHYEAINRNYPNYFLSEESVALFTEHHLRYPAYIIGQIVHIERHIAHPGQMRGAPRPDSSGGRRSPAAMLTPYNLPGGREYFVVTVAMLPNAAR; this is encoded by the exons ATGCTGGCCAATTTCGAGAGAGATGTGCAGAAGCTGCGTGCTGTTAGGCTGCACCCAGCGCTGCAAAGCGAGGGGAGGCATTGCTTGATGGACCTTCTCAAGGAGAATGACCTGAGGAAACTGGCTGACGGATGCTTGAGCTCACATAAGAAGTTTGAGGTCAAGGTGTCACAGCTGAAGGCAAACTTCTTGGAGCTGAAGAAGAGGGTGGAAGGCTTATTCAATGCCATGAACTCAGGTGGGTGCAAGGATGTTGAGAAGCTTATAAAGGAGCATCAGGGAGTCATTGGTGACCAGAAGATCATCATGCAGGCTCTAAG TAAAGATGTGGACACCTCAAAGAAGCTTGTCGATGACTGCTCAAGTTGCCAGCTATCTGCTTCTCTCCGTCCTCATGATGCAGTCTCAGCCGTTGGCCGTATCTATGAAATACATGAAAATGATAACTTGCCCAGCATACAGAATTTTGATCACAGTCTAACAAAATTGCTTGAGAAATGCAAGGACAAGAAGAATGAAATGAATACTTTGGTCCATGTTTGCATGCAAAGAGTAAAATCTTCTCAGATTAGCATCAAAGGCATGATGAGTGAGCTCATTGCGTTCCAAGAGGTGATGGGTCATCAAGAAGATTTTGATAATCTGAAAATAGTCAGTGGCTTGGGTTATGCATATAGAGCTTGTGTTGCCGAGGTAGCCAGGAGGAAATCATATTTTAAGCTGTATACTGGATTTGCTGGAAAACATGCCGAAAAGTTGGCAATCGAGTGTCAAAACGAGAAAACAAGACGAGAGGATTTCCATAGGACATGGAGCAGGTACATTCCAGATGGTGTCATGTGTTCCATGGGGCTCTTTGATTCTCCAAGCCAGTGTGATGTAAAAGTCGCTCCTTTTGATTGTGATCTTCTTCCCATTGATGTTGATGATGTGGAAAAGCTTGCTCCCCAGTCTATACTGGGGTCTTTTCTGAAATCTGAGAGATCACAGATAGCAAAGCCTTTGCTAAGCAATTCTAGTATCAGTGGAAATTTGAACAAATCTGAGCAAAATTCTCTGAGCGCTGACGATAAGATGGATTTCCAAGATTTTCTGGGGGGCTATGATACTATTGACATTGCAGGAACTAGTAAGTTAGAAGTGGAAAATGCCAGGTTAAAAGCAGAACTTGCTTCTGCAATTGCAGTTCTCTGCAATATCAGTGCTGAATATGGATACGAGTCTATTGACGAAGGGCAAATTGATGCTGCATTGAAAAAAGCAAGGGAAAAAACAGCTGAGGCACTTGCTGCAAAGGATGAGTTTGCTTACCAGCTTCAGTCATTGCTCACTGCAAAGCAGGAAAAATGCCTGGCATATGAGAAGCGGATCCAGGATCTTGAGGAACGCTTAGCCAACCAGTACATTAAAGGTCACATGGTGTCAGGAAGCAAAGACACTTCTGGTTCCCTGCTTTCAGCATTTAAAAGTAATGACTGCAACCTGGATGTATCTGGAGGAAGGCAAACCCAAATACGTGATGAATCAAGTGTGGCCATGGATGAGGCCTCTTCAACATCTGAACAGCCATCTAAACAAGCAGAAGGTGGCGATGAGAATATGACTGACATTTCAGGTGCACTGAACTTGCAGTTGCTTGATTCAGCAGCATGTACTAATCTGGATGCTTTCATGACAGAATTGCCACGTGATAATGAACATAAGATTGTAAACATTGATAAGGAAGGGCACATGTTGACACAACTTACTATGGCTGATACTTCTGATGTCCGTATAGAAGATCCTCTTAGCATCTTAAACTCAAGAACTAATGAGCATCACACCTTAGAGTTGAGGAATAAGGAGCTCCTTGTGTCAGAGCTGCAAAGTACCCTAGATCAAAAGTCAAAGCAgttgggtgaaactgaaattaaaCTTAGCGCTATGATGGATGAGGTTAACTCCCTGATGAAAGAACTTGAACAAATCCGGGGTCTTCTTGATGAATCTCAG ATGAATTGTGCACATCTTGAAAACTGTTTACATGAAGCAAGAGAAGAGGCCCGAACAAACAAATGCTCATCTGACAGAAGGGCTGTTGAGTATGATGCTCTGCGGTCATCTGCTTTGAGGATACATGGTTTATTCGAAAGGCTAAATAATTGTGTCACTGCACCAGGCATGACTGGTTTTGCAGAGTCACTGCGTTCTCTGGCTCTTTCCTTGGCAAG CTCTGTAAAGAAGGACGAAGCTGATACCACTGTACAGTTTCAACAATGCATCAAGATCCTGGCAGACAAAGTTTATTTACTGACACGACAGAGTGCTGAGCTGCTAGAACGCTATTCAGCTATGCAGGCGGTACATGGAGATATCACAAAAGAGTTGGATTTGAAGAAAGTGCTGATTAAGAATCTCTACAATAAACTTCAACAAGAAAAACAG GCCAGCAAGGAGAAGATATCATTTGGTCGGTTTGAAGTCCATGAGCTTGCTGTCTTTTTTCGAAACTCTGCTGGGCACTACGAGGCGATCAACCGGAACTACCCAAACTACTTTCTGTCTGAGGAATCTGTCGCCTTGTTCACCGAGCACCACCTGCGGTACCCAGCGTACATAATCGGGCAGATCGTTCACATCGAGCGGCACATAGCGCACCCAGGCCAAATGAGAGGAGCTCCACGCCCTGATAGCAGTGGCGGCCGTCGGTCGCCCGCAGCCATGCTCACCCCCTACAACCTACCTGGGGGCCGTGAGTACTTCGTGGTGACTGTTGCCATGCTGCCTAATGCTGCCCGTTGA